From the genome of Psychroserpens ponticola, one region includes:
- a CDS encoding Spy/CpxP family protein refolding chaperone has translation MKKNKLLYILLVFLVVVNGFFLFNYLGKPNFKRPSGKQDGFIARELNFDEIQKQKFEALKAAHFKRIEVVLDEERKLKDDLFDRISNETINTFQIDSITNQIGKLAKLKDLETFNHFRDIQNICNESQKNQFEQILRHALHGKGKNGQGPPSNRGREGDMPPPPPKH, from the coding sequence ATGAAGAAAAATAAGCTCTTATACATCTTATTAGTTTTTCTAGTGGTAGTTAACGGTTTTTTCTTATTTAATTATTTAGGAAAACCAAATTTTAAAAGACCAAGCGGAAAACAGGACGGTTTTATTGCTAGAGAATTAAATTTTGATGAAATTCAAAAGCAGAAGTTCGAAGCGTTAAAAGCAGCACATTTTAAAAGAATTGAAGTGGTTTTAGATGAAGAAAGAAAACTAAAAGATGATTTGTTTGACCGAATTTCAAATGAAACTATAAATACTTTTCAAATAGATTCAATTACTAATCAAATAGGAAAGTTAGCTAAATTAAAAGACCTAGAAACATTTAATCATTTTAGAGATATACAAAATATTTGTAATGAAAGTCAGAAAAATCAGTTTGAACAGATATTGAGACATGCACTTCATGGAAAAGGAAAAAACGGTCAAGGTCCTCCTTCAAATAGGGGAAGGGAAGGTGATATGCCACCTCCACCACCAAAGCATTAA
- a CDS encoding RNA polymerase sigma factor, translating to MTDNEFIEELKSKSRASYSKLLDDFQHKVFATCLSFVPNKEDAEDIAQDVFVEVFNSISKFKGQSKLSTWIYKITTNKCLEFIRKRNTKKRFAFLQSLTGDGFEIDKTNYFTEMNHPGIILENKEKSETLFLAINGLPEAQRLVFTLHKVDGKSYQEVCEITEKSMSSVESLMFRAKKNLQCTLEHFYKNDQ from the coding sequence TTGACAGACAACGAATTTATAGAAGAATTAAAAAGTAAGAGTAGAGCTTCTTATAGCAAGTTACTTGATGATTTTCAGCACAAAGTATTTGCGACGTGTTTGTCTTTTGTGCCAAATAAAGAAGATGCAGAGGATATTGCTCAAGATGTTTTTGTAGAAGTATTTAATTCAATCTCTAAATTTAAAGGACAATCTAAACTCTCAACTTGGATTTATAAAATTACAACTAATAAATGTTTAGAGTTCATAAGAAAACGTAACACCAAAAAACGTTTTGCGTTTTTACAATCTTTAACTGGTGATGGTTTTGAAATTGATAAAACCAATTATTTCACAGAAATGAATCATCCAGGAATTATTTTAGAAAATAAAGAGAAGAGTGAAACACTTTTTCTTGCAATTAATGGCTTACCTGAAGCGCAACGATTGGTGTTTACATTACATAAAGTTGATGGAAAAAGTTATCAGGAAGTATGTGAAATCACAGAGAAGAGTATGTCATCCGTAGAATCTTTAATGTTTCGTGCTAAGAAAAATTTACAATGCACATTAGAACATTTTTATAAAAATGATCAATAA
- a CDS encoding RsmB/NOP family class I SAM-dependent RNA methyltransferase, giving the protein MRLHRNLCFAVIDGLTLIFNEGKYADKVIQQLLKRDKRWGSRDRGFVAETVYDIVRWKRLYAEIAEVKTPFDRDNLWRIFAVWATLRGIKLPDWKYFEATPTRKIKGRFDELSQTRKYKESITDWMDELGVKELGETVWSKEISALNVQADVILRVNTLNTTKEKLQSELFDLGLETEFIKGHPNALRLKERANVFQTEAFKNGHFEVQDASSQLVAEFLDVKPGMRVVDACAGAGGKALHLAALMENKGQVIALDIYGNKLNELKRRAKRNKAFNIETRAIESTKVIKKLYDKADRVLIDAPCSGLGVLKRNPDAKWKLQPEFIEDIKKTQQEILQQYSRIVKAGGKLVYATCSVLPSENRKQVDIFLTSKLGKEFTFIKENNIFAHKSGFDGFYMALLEKKK; this is encoded by the coding sequence ATGCGATTACACAGAAATTTATGCTTTGCAGTTATTGATGGATTAACTTTAATCTTCAATGAAGGAAAATATGCAGACAAAGTCATTCAACAACTTCTTAAACGTGATAAACGTTGGGGAAGTCGTGATCGTGGATTTGTTGCAGAAACGGTCTATGACATTGTTAGATGGAAACGTTTATATGCTGAAATTGCTGAAGTAAAAACACCTTTTGACAGAGATAATCTTTGGCGAATTTTTGCTGTTTGGGCAACATTAAGAGGCATAAAATTACCAGATTGGAAATATTTTGAAGCAACACCAACTCGTAAAATCAAAGGTCGTTTTGACGAATTATCACAAACAAGAAAATATAAAGAATCTATTACAGATTGGATGGATGAACTTGGTGTTAAAGAACTAGGTGAAACTGTTTGGTCTAAAGAAATTTCAGCTTTAAATGTTCAGGCTGATGTGATTTTAAGAGTGAATACCTTAAATACAACTAAAGAAAAATTACAATCTGAACTCTTTGACTTAGGATTAGAGACTGAATTTATAAAAGGCCATCCAAATGCATTACGTTTAAAAGAACGTGCAAATGTATTTCAAACGGAAGCCTTTAAAAATGGTCACTTTGAAGTTCAAGATGCATCTTCACAATTGGTTGCAGAATTTTTAGATGTGAAACCTGGAATGCGAGTTGTAGATGCATGTGCAGGAGCTGGAGGAAAAGCATTACACTTAGCTGCTTTAATGGAAAACAAAGGTCAGGTGATTGCATTAGATATCTATGGTAATAAACTCAATGAATTAAAACGAAGAGCTAAACGCAATAAGGCCTTTAATATTGAAACAAGAGCTATTGAATCGACTAAAGTTATCAAGAAACTTTATGATAAAGCAGATCGTGTTTTAATTGATGCGCCTTGTTCTGGATTAGGTGTTTTAAAACGAAATCCAGATGCTAAATGGAAACTTCAACCTGAGTTTATTGAAGACATCAAAAAAACGCAACAAGAGATTTTACAACAATATTCTCGCATTGTGAAAGCTGGTGGTAAACTAGTGTATGCGACGTGTTCAGTTTTACCTTCAGAAAATAGAAAACAAGTTGACATTTTTTTAACATCTAAATTAGGAAAAGAGTTTACCTTTATAAAAGAAAATAACATTTTTGCTCACAAATCTGGATTTGACGGATTTTACATGGCATTGCTAGAAAAGAAAAAATAA
- a CDS encoding endonuclease, which translates to MKHFYTLLITLITLTASAQIPANYYDHATGTGYTLKTQLKRIINNTDDPEISNTIEEEHNPQSYNSLDGFNSTYERDYYYEAAGSNTILDMYSENPSGADPYTFSPGSDECGNYSGEGDCYNKEHVIPQSVFGSQSPMYSDAHHLIPTDGRVNGFRDSYPFGRVNDSQLVSQSGIDNPTDNGSKLGNNLNSGYSAGYSGRVFEPIDEFKGDIARIYFYFVTRYEDQVSSWSSYPMFDGSSDKALADPFLNILVTWHQNDPVSAKEIDRNNNIYYSHQNNRNPFVDHPEYVALIWDTTPDTEAPSDPTNLVASNPTDNSIDLTWTASTDNIAVASYDVYVDGTNTFNTTETTFTATGLTADTNYCFTVKAKDNSGNESSFSNQDCETTTDNGSSGGDIDIFFSEYIEGSGQNKVLEIANFTGADVNLSVYTIKLSANGAAGWTSGFTFPNGATITNQDVYVVANGGASVCSGEYDYLNNDMTSFNGNDAIGLFKNDVLLDIIGELGNAAVYGEDITLIRKSTVDRPTTTFDIINEWDESDNCDDLGDHTQTLSIDDVALNQFKVYPNPVKNVLNIELQSAKKTQVEIYNVLGKRVISKTINTSATIQTEHLSNGVYILRLTQGNSTISKKLIKN; encoded by the coding sequence ATGAAGCATTTTTACACTTTATTAATTACACTTATAACTTTAACTGCTTCGGCACAAATTCCGGCTAATTACTATGATCATGCCACTGGTACAGGTTATACTTTAAAAACACAACTTAAAAGAATTATCAATAACACTGATGATCCTGAGATAAGCAATACGATTGAAGAAGAACATAATCCGCAAAGTTATAATTCTTTAGATGGTTTTAATTCTACTTACGAAAGAGATTATTATTATGAAGCTGCTGGAAGCAATACCATTTTAGATATGTATTCAGAAAATCCTTCTGGTGCAGATCCTTATACATTTTCGCCAGGATCTGACGAATGTGGAAACTATAGTGGTGAAGGTGATTGTTACAACAAAGAACATGTGATTCCACAATCCGTTTTCGGTTCGCAAAGTCCAATGTATAGTGATGCGCATCATTTAATTCCTACTGATGGTCGTGTTAACGGGTTTAGGGATAGTTATCCTTTTGGCCGTGTAAATGACAGTCAATTAGTATCGCAATCTGGAATTGATAATCCTACAGATAACGGATCAAAACTTGGAAACAATTTAAATAGTGGTTACTCAGCTGGTTACTCAGGCCGAGTTTTTGAGCCTATCGATGAGTTTAAAGGTGATATTGCTCGTATTTATTTTTACTTCGTTACACGTTATGAAGATCAAGTATCATCTTGGTCATCATATCCAATGTTTGATGGAAGTTCTGATAAAGCATTAGCTGATCCGTTCTTAAATATTTTAGTGACTTGGCATCAAAATGACCCTGTTTCTGCAAAAGAAATCGACAGAAACAATAATATTTATTATAGCCATCAAAACAATAGAAACCCATTTGTAGATCATCCAGAATATGTAGCTTTAATTTGGGACACAACTCCTGATACTGAAGCACCTTCTGATCCAACAAACTTAGTGGCTTCAAACCCAACAGATAATAGTATCGATTTAACTTGGACTGCTTCAACCGATAATATTGCAGTGGCTTCTTATGATGTGTATGTTGATGGAACGAATACGTTTAATACAACTGAAACGACTTTCACTGCTACAGGATTGACTGCAGATACTAATTATTGTTTTACTGTTAAAGCTAAAGACAACTCAGGTAACGAATCTAGTTTTAGTAATCAAGATTGTGAAACAACAACAGACAATGGAAGCTCTGGTGGTGATATCGATATTTTCTTTTCTGAATACATTGAAGGGTCTGGTCAAAATAAAGTATTAGAAATTGCTAATTTCACTGGAGCAGATGTTAATTTATCCGTTTACACAATTAAACTTAGTGCAAATGGTGCTGCAGGTTGGACATCAGGATTTACATTTCCAAATGGTGCAACCATAACAAACCAAGATGTATATGTTGTTGCAAATGGTGGTGCATCGGTTTGTTCGGGTGAATACGATTATCTAAATAATGACATGACGTCGTTTAATGGAAATGACGCTATTGGATTATTTAAAAATGATGTCCTTTTAGATATCATTGGCGAATTAGGAAATGCTGCTGTATATGGAGAAGACATAACCCTAATTAGAAAGTCAACTGTTGATAGACCAACAACAACATTCGATATTATAAATGAATGGGACGAGTCTGATAACTGTGATGATTTAGGTGATCACACTCAAACCTTAAGTATTGATGATGTTGCATTAAATCAATTTAAAGTATACCCAAATCCAGTAAAAAACGTATTAAACATTGAACTTCAATCAGCTAAGAAAACTCAAGTGGAGATCTATAATGTTTTAGGAAAACGTGTTATTTCTAAAACGATTAATACTTCGGCAACAATACAAACTGAACATTTATCTAACGGTGTTTACATATTACGCTTAACACAAGGCAATTCAACAATCAGTAAAAAGTTGATTAAGAATTAA
- the purL gene encoding phosphoribosylformylglycinamidine synthase, whose protein sequence is MIHFFGNQNSKVFAVQVTKELSTEAISKLVWLFGNQPKIEQASLDAFFVGPRAAMITPWSTNAVEITQNMGIQDILRIEEFKATPEDFKDYDPMISEKFKSLHQSTFTVEVKPEPILNIEDISAYNQQEGLALNNEEIDYLEGVSKKIGRPLTDSEVFGFSQVNSEHCRHKIFNGTFIIDGEEQPISLFKMIKETSKQHPNDIVSAYKDNVAFIKGPNVEQFAPKRADIPDYYTTKYFESVISLKAETHNFPTTVEPFNGAATGSGGEIRDRLAGGKGSLPLAGTAVYMTSYSRLEDNRPWEQKFEARDWLYQTPMDILIKASNGASDFGNKFGQPLICGSVLTFEHEENSSSSTSKARKLGYDKVIMQAGGIGYGKAEQALKDTPKKGDKIVILGGENYRIGMGGAAVSSADTGEFASGIELNAVQRSNPEMQKRAANAVRGMVESEENFIVSIHDHGAGGHLNCLSELVEDTGGNIDLDKLPVGDPTLSAKEIIGNESQERMGLVIAKKHIDTLQKIAERERSPMYTVGDVTGNDRFTFESKTKGDKPMDLALEDMFGSSPKTILTDTTVERNYKNSRYKTKNLNIYLEQVLQLEAVACKDWLTNKVDRCVGGKVAKQQCVGSLQIPLNNVGVMALDYNGKEGIATSIGHSPISGLIHPEAGSRNSITEALTNIIWAPLKDNLQSVSLSANWMWPCKNEGEDARLYKAVKAISEFSIDLGINVPTGKDSLSMKQKYPDGEVISPGTVIISAAANCNEISKVIEPVLQVDGGNIYYINMSQDDFKLGGSSFHQVLNTIGNEAPDVKDSAFVKNTFNTIQGLIKADKIVAGHDVASGGLITTLLELCFADVNLGADFDISSLNEEDSIKVLFAENSGLVFQADASIEAILSEQNIEFFNIGSANTSGQVTIKNNEDSFAFDVSKLRDVWYKTSFLLDQKQTANDLAEERYNNYKNQPLRYTFPNHFTGKLNDMLSGRAQSRPLDNLSTALDETRRPKAAILREKGSNSEREMANAMYLAGFDVKDVHMTDLISGRETLEDIQFLGAVGGFSNSDVLGSAKGWAGAIKYNENANKTIKNFFKREDTLSVGICNGCQLWMELDLINPEHEAHGKMIHNESKKHESSFTSVTIQKNNSVMLSSLAGSTLGVWISHGEGKFNLPQSEDQYDIVAKYGYETYPANPNGSDFNTAMLCDKTGRHLVTMPHIERSTFQWNWANYPTDRTDEVSPWLEAFINAKKWIENN, encoded by the coding sequence ATGATTCATTTCTTCGGAAACCAAAACAGTAAAGTATTTGCTGTTCAAGTCACAAAAGAATTATCAACCGAAGCCATTTCAAAATTGGTATGGCTTTTTGGCAACCAACCCAAAATAGAACAAGCATCTCTCGATGCTTTTTTTGTTGGACCAAGAGCTGCGATGATAACGCCTTGGAGTACAAATGCTGTTGAAATCACCCAAAACATGGGAATTCAAGACATCCTAAGAATTGAAGAATTTAAAGCTACACCTGAAGATTTCAAGGATTATGATCCAATGATTTCTGAAAAATTCAAAAGTTTACATCAAAGTACATTTACGGTTGAAGTCAAACCTGAGCCCATACTGAATATTGAAGATATTTCAGCATACAACCAACAGGAAGGTTTAGCTCTAAATAATGAAGAAATAGACTACTTAGAAGGTGTTTCTAAAAAAATTGGTCGTCCGTTAACCGATTCGGAAGTTTTTGGTTTTTCACAAGTCAACTCAGAACATTGTCGTCATAAAATTTTCAACGGAACTTTTATAATCGACGGAGAAGAACAACCAATTTCTCTATTCAAAATGATTAAAGAAACATCGAAGCAACATCCTAACGATATTGTTTCAGCTTATAAAGATAATGTCGCTTTTATCAAAGGTCCGAATGTGGAACAATTTGCACCTAAACGTGCTGATATTCCAGACTATTATACTACAAAATATTTTGAATCTGTTATCTCTCTAAAAGCCGAAACACATAATTTCCCAACAACTGTTGAGCCTTTCAATGGAGCAGCTACAGGTTCTGGAGGAGAAATTCGCGATAGATTAGCTGGAGGAAAAGGATCGTTGCCATTAGCTGGAACTGCGGTTTATATGACCTCGTATTCTCGCTTAGAAGACAACAGACCTTGGGAACAAAAATTTGAAGCTAGAGATTGGTTGTACCAAACTCCGATGGATATTTTAATAAAAGCATCAAATGGCGCTTCAGACTTTGGCAACAAATTCGGACAACCTTTAATTTGTGGTTCAGTGTTAACTTTTGAACACGAAGAAAATTCATCTTCGAGCACTTCAAAAGCTAGAAAATTAGGCTATGACAAAGTCATCATGCAAGCTGGAGGCATTGGTTATGGAAAAGCAGAACAAGCTCTAAAAGACACTCCAAAAAAAGGCGATAAAATCGTTATTCTTGGTGGAGAAAATTACAGAATTGGAATGGGAGGAGCAGCAGTTTCTTCGGCAGATACAGGAGAATTCGCTTCTGGAATTGAACTAAACGCTGTGCAACGTTCTAATCCAGAAATGCAAAAACGTGCTGCAAATGCGGTTCGAGGTATGGTAGAAAGTGAAGAAAACTTTATTGTTTCTATTCATGATCATGGTGCTGGTGGACATTTAAATTGTTTATCAGAATTAGTAGAAGATACAGGCGGAAACATCGATTTAGATAAACTACCTGTTGGAGATCCAACATTGTCTGCAAAAGAAATTATTGGTAATGAATCTCAAGAACGAATGGGATTAGTCATTGCTAAAAAACATATAGATACGTTACAAAAAATAGCTGAACGTGAACGTTCTCCAATGTACACCGTTGGTGATGTTACAGGAAATGATAGATTTACTTTTGAGTCAAAAACCAAAGGTGATAAACCTATGGATTTAGCTTTAGAAGATATGTTTGGCTCTTCACCTAAAACTATTCTAACAGATACAACTGTTGAAAGAAATTATAAAAATTCACGCTATAAAACGAAGAATTTAAACATCTATTTAGAGCAAGTGTTACAGCTTGAAGCTGTTGCTTGTAAAGATTGGTTAACAAATAAAGTTGATCGTTGTGTTGGTGGCAAAGTTGCAAAACAACAATGTGTTGGGTCTTTGCAAATTCCGTTAAATAATGTTGGCGTAATGGCTTTAGATTATAATGGAAAAGAAGGCATTGCAACCTCAATTGGCCACTCTCCTATTTCAGGTTTAATTCATCCAGAAGCTGGAAGTAGAAATTCAATTACTGAAGCCTTAACCAATATTATTTGGGCACCTTTAAAAGATAATTTACAATCCGTTTCATTATCTGCCAATTGGATGTGGCCTTGTAAAAATGAAGGTGAAGATGCTCGTTTATACAAAGCTGTTAAAGCAATTTCAGAATTTTCTATCGATTTAGGAATCAATGTTCCTACAGGAAAAGATTCGTTATCTATGAAGCAAAAATATCCTGATGGCGAAGTTATTTCTCCAGGAACAGTAATTATTTCTGCTGCTGCAAATTGTAATGAAATTTCTAAAGTTATCGAACCTGTTTTACAAGTTGATGGTGGAAATATCTACTACATCAACATGTCACAAGACGATTTTAAATTAGGAGGAAGTTCGTTTCATCAAGTATTAAATACCATTGGAAATGAAGCGCCAGATGTAAAAGATTCTGCGTTTGTAAAAAACACGTTCAACACTATTCAAGGTTTAATAAAAGCTGATAAAATTGTTGCAGGTCATGATGTGGCTTCAGGTGGATTGATTACCACTTTATTAGAATTGTGTTTTGCTGATGTAAATTTAGGTGCAGATTTCGATATCTCTTCTTTAAACGAAGAGGATTCTATAAAAGTATTGTTTGCTGAAAACTCTGGACTTGTATTTCAAGCTGATGCTTCAATAGAAGCTATTTTATCAGAACAAAACATTGAGTTTTTCAATATTGGTTCTGCAAATACTTCAGGACAAGTAACGATTAAAAACAATGAAGATTCTTTCGCTTTTGATGTTTCTAAATTAAGAGATGTTTGGTACAAAACGTCCTTCCTACTCGATCAAAAGCAAACAGCAAATGATTTAGCTGAAGAACGCTATAATAATTATAAAAATCAACCTTTAAGGTATACGTTTCCTAATCATTTCACAGGGAAACTAAATGATATGTTGTCAGGTCGAGCGCAGTCGAGACCTCTTGACAACCTCTCGACTGCGCTCGATGAGACAAGACGCCCTAAAGCTGCAATCCTTAGAGAAAAAGGAAGTAACTCTGAACGTGAAATGGCAAATGCAATGTATTTAGCTGGATTTGATGTTAAAGATGTTCATATGACAGATTTAATTTCTGGTCGTGAAACTCTTGAAGATATTCAGTTTTTAGGTGCAGTAGGTGGCTTTTCAAATTCTGATGTTTTAGGTTCTGCAAAAGGTTGGGCTGGAGCAATCAAGTACAACGAAAATGCAAACAAAACCATCAAAAATTTCTTTAAAAGAGAAGACACATTATCTGTTGGAATATGTAATGGTTGTCAGCTATGGATGGAATTAGATCTTATCAACCCAGAACATGAAGCCCATGGGAAAATGATTCATAATGAATCGAAGAAACATGAAAGTAGTTTTACATCTGTTACGATTCAAAAGAATAATTCTGTAATGCTTTCTTCTCTTGCTGGAAGTACTTTAGGTGTTTGGATTTCTCATGGAGAAGGGAAATTTAATTTACCTCAAAGTGAAGATCAATATGATATCGTTGCAAAATATGGCTATGAAACTTATCCTGCAAATCCTAATGGATCAGATTTCAACACAGCAATGCTCTGCGATAAAACTGGTCGTCATTTAGTAACTATGCCACATATTGAACGGTCTACCTTTCAATGGAATTGGGCCAATTATCCAACAGATAGAACAGATGAAGTATCGCCTTGGTTAGAAGCTTTTATTAATGCGAAAAAATGGATAGAAAACAACTAA
- a CDS encoding LytR/AlgR family response regulator transcription factor, which produces MIKSVIIDNEKKSRKTLSNFLQKYCKNVEVLGEADGVSSGIELIKKENPELVFLDIEMTDGTGFKLLESFDDIQFSVIFVTAYSAYAIKAFKISAIAYLLKPINPQELIDAIDKYQKEIGLKGIHNKLEVLLGNQSSIKKIAFPTSEGIELVKLNQIIHCEADDNYTSIYLANEKRIIVSKTIKEYDTMLSDFGFFRIHQSHLVNLDYISKFNKNDGGYVVLENGKKLPVSRRNKQEFLEKLLR; this is translated from the coding sequence ATGATTAAAAGCGTTATCATAGACAATGAAAAAAAGAGCCGCAAAACACTCAGTAATTTTTTACAGAAATACTGTAAAAATGTTGAGGTTCTTGGTGAGGCTGATGGTGTGTCAAGTGGAATAGAGCTTATAAAAAAAGAGAATCCAGAATTGGTGTTTTTAGATATTGAAATGACTGATGGCACAGGTTTTAAGCTATTAGAGTCTTTTGATGACATTCAGTTTAGTGTCATTTTTGTTACAGCTTATAGTGCTTATGCAATTAAAGCGTTCAAAATTAGTGCTATTGCATATCTGTTAAAACCAATAAATCCGCAAGAGCTTATTGATGCTATCGATAAATATCAAAAAGAAATAGGACTAAAAGGAATTCATAACAAATTAGAAGTCTTGTTAGGAAATCAAAGCAGTATTAAAAAGATTGCATTTCCAACGTCTGAAGGCATTGAGCTAGTAAAATTAAATCAGATTATACATTGTGAAGCAGATGATAATTATACATCAATTTATTTAGCTAATGAAAAGCGAATCATCGTCTCAAAAACGATTAAAGAATACGATACGATGTTGAGTGACTTTGGGTTTTTTAGAATTCATCAATCGCATTTAGTGAATCTTGATTATATTTCAAAATTCAACAAAAATGATGGAGGTTATGTGGTTTTAGAGAATGGAAAAAAATTACCTGTTTCTAGACGGAATAAACAAGAGTTTCTGGAAAAATTATTACGTTGA
- a CDS encoding tetratricopeptide repeat-containing sensor histidine kinase, producing MKLSFYSLFVMFVFLSFQFIEAQNIDSLNIKAVSSNDTNRLNALGVLGDYYYYKEPKKSDSLYRVALTLAKEIKNELEECKLLSYIGLRFNETAQADSILYYQNKSLEIALKIGDSAFIASAYGNIGNAFLIKERHDDAIENYNKALLIFEKQRNLRLQGTTYGTFGNIYIDLKDYEQAILYNQKAKEIFKALNFIPGYASSTLNTGICYQRLEKYEEAIQYLEEAKTICEEHSLNRLLRVATLQLGNINYNYYKNYDQAKIQYEKTEALAIQFQDNEGIAQSNYSLGKIALLNNDSNKAILHYRKAVENFRKVGKKEAYYNAISELISALKKSGKNNEAIMYYDELITLNDSIFSESSRAKTLELMTTFDVSQKNKEIEIQNLKLEQQDLEIAKQRNIRIFFSVFSGLLIILLYFVWRSNKYKKLNQYNRIKSKRFELEQRLLRSQMNPHFIFNALNSIQSYVSENKTMDSEIYLSRFSHLMRQILEHSQEEFIILKDDFNALEAYVNLEQLRFENSFDYKFNTNDIDESIAMIPPMILQPFIENAILHGLEPKKSEGLIKVDIKMKKAIQNNMTYGVLICNIIDNGIGREAASKKDTSPNREHVSLALKLIKERLANYSEITNETYQITIEDLYENNIASGTKINIEMPYTQDLL from the coding sequence ATGAAGCTTTCCTTTTACAGCTTATTTGTTATGTTCGTGTTTTTGAGTTTTCAATTTATTGAAGCTCAAAATATAGATAGTCTTAATATTAAGGCAGTTTCAAGTAACGACACTAATCGCTTGAATGCTCTTGGAGTTTTAGGAGATTACTATTATTACAAGGAACCAAAAAAATCGGATAGTCTTTATAGAGTAGCTCTAACGCTTGCCAAAGAAATTAAAAATGAACTGGAAGAATGCAAATTATTAAGTTATATAGGCTTAAGGTTTAATGAAACAGCTCAAGCCGATTCTATCTTATATTATCAAAATAAAAGTTTAGAAATAGCACTTAAAATTGGAGATTCGGCTTTTATCGCCTCAGCTTATGGAAATATTGGAAATGCATTCCTTATAAAAGAACGTCATGATGATGCCATTGAAAATTATAATAAGGCTTTACTCATTTTTGAAAAACAAAGAAACCTAAGGTTGCAAGGGACAACATATGGTACTTTCGGAAATATTTATATCGATTTAAAAGATTATGAACAGGCTATTCTATATAATCAAAAAGCGAAAGAAATTTTTAAAGCACTTAATTTTATTCCAGGTTATGCTTCATCAACACTAAATACAGGAATTTGTTATCAGCGTTTAGAAAAGTACGAAGAAGCCATTCAATATTTGGAAGAAGCAAAAACGATCTGTGAAGAACATAGTTTGAATAGATTATTACGTGTTGCTACTTTGCAATTGGGTAACATTAATTATAATTATTACAAAAATTATGATCAAGCTAAAATTCAATATGAAAAAACTGAAGCTCTGGCAATCCAATTTCAAGATAATGAAGGTATTGCGCAATCAAATTATAGTTTAGGAAAAATAGCTTTGCTAAATAATGATTCAAATAAGGCCATTTTACATTATAGAAAAGCTGTTGAAAATTTTAGAAAAGTAGGAAAAAAAGAAGCATATTATAATGCTATTTCTGAACTCATTTCTGCTTTGAAAAAAAGTGGGAAAAATAATGAAGCCATTATGTATTATGATGAATTAATTACACTTAATGATTCTATTTTTAGTGAAAGTTCTAGAGCGAAAACTCTAGAACTGATGACTACTTTTGATGTGTCTCAAAAAAACAAAGAAATTGAAATCCAAAATTTAAAGTTAGAGCAACAAGATTTAGAAATTGCTAAACAACGAAATATTCGGATTTTCTTTTCTGTGTTTTCGGGACTATTAATCATCTTATTATATTTTGTTTGGCGATCAAATAAATACAAGAAATTAAATCAGTACAATAGGATTAAAAGCAAGCGTTTCGAACTTGAGCAACGTTTATTGCGTTCACAAATGAATCCACATTTTATTTTTAATGCTTTGAACTCAATTCAGAGTTATGTGTCTGAGAATAAAACTATGGATTCAGAAATATATTTATCCCGATTTTCACATTTAATGCGACAAATATTAGAGCATTCACAAGAAGAATTTATCATTTTGAAAGATGATTTTAATGCTTTAGAAGCATATGTTAATCTTGAACAATTACGATTTGAAAACAGCTTTGATTATAAGTTCAATACTAATGATATCGACGAATCAATAGCTATGATTCCTCCAATGATTTTGCAGCCCTTTATTGAAAATGCTATCTTACATGGATTAGAACCCAAAAAGTCTGAAGGTTTAATTAAGGTAGATATTAAAATGAAGAAAGCCATTCAAAACAATATGACTTATGGTGTATTAATTTGTAATATTATCGACAATGGTATTGGACGCGAAGCAGCATCTAAAAAAGATACATCTCCAAATAGAGAACATGTGTCGTTAGCATTGAAATTAATTAAAGAGCGATTAGCTAATTATTCAGAAATCACTAATGAAACTTACCAAATAACAATTGAAGATTTGTATGAAAACAATATCGCATCAGGTACAAAAATTAATATTGAAATGCCTTATACGCAAGACTTATTATGA